One window of the Emcibacter sp. genome contains the following:
- the arfB gene encoding alternative ribosome rescue aminoacyl-tRNA hydrolase ArfB, giving the protein MIEVTTHIHIEDDEIEEQFIRSPGPGGQNVNKVSTGVQLRFDAKNSPAIYPALFARLRTLAGQRMTKEGVLVISVHDTRSQARNRELALERLVALIREATIVPKTRRPTKPSRAARARRVEGKKKQGAIKKMRAKVGRND; this is encoded by the coding sequence ATGATTGAAGTAACGACCCACATCCATATCGAAGACGACGAGATCGAGGAGCAGTTCATCCGTTCGCCCGGTCCCGGCGGGCAGAATGTGAACAAGGTCTCGACCGGGGTGCAGTTGCGCTTTGACGCCAAAAATTCTCCGGCCATTTACCCGGCCCTGTTCGCCCGGCTCAGAACCCTCGCCGGCCAGCGTATGACCAAGGAAGGGGTGCTGGTGATTTCCGTCCATGATACCCGCAGCCAGGCCCGCAACCGGGAACTGGCCCTTGAAAGGCTTGTGGCTCTGATCCGTGAGGCCACCATTGTGCCGAAAACGCGCCGGCCCACCAAACCTTCCCGTGCGGCCAGGGCGCGCCGGGTCGAGGGCAAGAAGAAACAGGGCGCGATCAAAAAAATGCGTGCCAAGGTCGGCCGGAACGATTAA
- a CDS encoding LIC_13387 family protein, whose protein sequence is MEQILIVVGAAILGLLGAVHLFYTFFGHRLDPYEPAAIEAMKGSTLRLTRETTVWKAWIGFNASHSLGALFVAAIYITLALWHMDLIRGSLWFSLLPLVLSLCYLGLARAYWFRIPFTGILISTLCFGAAAVMLHL, encoded by the coding sequence ATGGAACAGATACTTATCGTTGTCGGGGCGGCGATCCTTGGGCTGCTGGGGGCGGTGCATCTGTTTTATACTTTCTTTGGCCATCGGCTTGATCCCTATGAGCCCGCGGCCATCGAGGCCATGAAGGGCTCGACCCTGCGCCTGACCCGGGAGACCACGGTGTGGAAGGCCTGGATCGGTTTTAACGCCAGCCACAGCCTTGGCGCCCTGTTCGTGGCGGCGATCTATATTACGCTGGCGCTTTGGCATATGGATCTGATCCGGGGAAGTCTGTGGTTCTCCCTGCTGCCGCTGGTGCTCAGCCTGTGTTATCTTGGCCTTGCCCGCGCCTACTGGTTCAGGATACCCTTTACGGGCATTTTGATTTCAACCTTGTGTTTCGGGGCTGCGGCGGTCATGCTTCATCTCTGA
- the dmeF gene encoding CDF family Co(II)/Ni(II) efflux transporter DmeF produces MDNLERWQPEHDFHLENLKGEQSTFRVILLTVFMMVVEIAAGIMFGSMALLADGLHMGTHAAALGITLFAYGYARKHAANVQFSFGTGKVGFLGGYTSAIVLGIVALLMVVESVSRLITPQAIRFDEAIMVAVIGLIVNLVSAWMLKDSHHHHDHGHDHHHAEDHNLRAAYMHVLADALTSVLAIIALFAGKSLGWVWMDPLMGIVGAIIISKWAWGLMKETGHVLLDRTEDPSLRAKIIEAIEGDSEDQVVDLHLWQVSPHKKVAILSIVSRSPQAPEHYRALLPHIHGLDHVTIEVHQYEA; encoded by the coding sequence ATGGATAATCTTGAACGCTGGCAGCCGGAGCATGACTTTCATCTTGAAAATCTGAAGGGGGAACAGAGCACCTTCCGGGTCATTCTGCTCACCGTCTTCATGATGGTGGTGGAAATTGCCGCCGGGATCATGTTCGGCTCCATGGCCCTGCTGGCCGACGGTCTGCATATGGGCACCCATGCGGCGGCGCTGGGCATTACCCTGTTTGCTTACGGTTATGCCCGCAAACATGCCGCCAACGTCCAGTTCAGTTTCGGCACCGGCAAAGTCGGTTTCCTCGGCGGTTACACCAGCGCCATCGTGCTGGGCATTGTCGCGCTGCTGATGGTGGTTGAATCCGTCTCCCGCCTGATCACGCCACAGGCTATCAGGTTTGACGAGGCCATCATGGTGGCGGTGATCGGCCTGATCGTCAATCTGGTCAGCGCCTGGATGCTGAAGGACAGTCACCATCACCATGACCACGGGCATGATCATCATCATGCGGAAGATCACAATTTAAGGGCCGCCTATATGCATGTGCTGGCCGATGCCCTGACCTCGGTGCTGGCCATCATCGCCCTGTTCGCCGGCAAATCGCTGGGCTGGGTGTGGATGGATCCGCTGATGGGTATTGTCGGCGCCATCATCATCAGCAAATGGGCCTGGGGCCTGATGAAAGAGACCGGCCATGTGTTGCTCGACCGGACCGAGGACCCGAGCCTCCGGGCGAAAATCATCGAGGCCATCGAAGGCGACAGCGAGGACCAGGTGGTGGACCTGCATCTGTGGCAGGTGAGTCCGCATAAAAAGGTCGCCATATTATCCATCGTCTCCCGGTCGCCGCAGGCGCCGGAGCATTACCGGGCCCTGCTGCCCCATATTCACGGCCTCGATCATGTCACCATCGAGGTGCATCAGTACGAAGCCTAG
- a CDS encoding HigA family addiction module antitoxin, with protein MKKIEPIHPGEILQQEFLTPMGLSAYALAKATGMTQTRLSEILKGRRAVTADTALRLARAFNMSADFWMNLQMHYDLEVARDEVGKKIEEEVKVVAA; from the coding sequence ATGAAGAAGATCGAGCCCATTCATCCCGGTGAAATCCTGCAGCAGGAGTTTCTGACCCCTATGGGGCTCAGCGCCTATGCGCTGGCCAAGGCCACCGGTATGACCCAGACCCGCCTGTCTGAAATCCTCAAAGGCAGGCGCGCCGTCACCGCTGACACCGCCCTGCGCCTGGCCCGGGCCTTCAATATGTCCGCCGACTTCTGGATGAACCTGCAGATGCATTATGACCTGGAAGTGGCGCGGGATGAAGTGGGTAAGAAGATCGAGGAGGAAGTGAAGGTTGTCGCGGCTTAA
- a CDS encoding type II toxin-antitoxin system RelE/ParE family toxin → MIRGFKDKQTERVFHRQFTKKLPQDLHRLAYRKLLLIHAVSDVNELRIPPGNRLEQLKGGRSGQYSIRINDQWRICFVWRDGNAHNVEICDYH, encoded by the coding sequence ATGATCAGGGGGTTCAAAGATAAGCAGACGGAGCGCGTCTTTCACCGGCAGTTCACCAAGAAGCTGCCCCAAGACCTGCACCGCCTTGCCTATCGGAAACTGCTGCTGATCCATGCAGTTTCCGACGTCAATGAGCTGCGCATCCCGCCGGGCAACCGGCTGGAACAGCTGAAAGGCGGGCGGTCCGGACAATACAGCATCCGCATCAATGACCAGTGGCGCATCTGTTTTGTCTGGCGGGACGGCAACGCCCATAATGTGGAAATTTGTGATTATCATTAG
- a CDS encoding DUF2214 family protein — protein sequence MEDVFIRYFHFLGIIGVGATLTAEHLLLKSEMTVTEMRRIAVIDALYGLSAGIVLLAGLALWFVVGNADYYLGNWIFHLKLGVFVLIGVLSLWPTFFFLKSRKMTGDTIQVPRKMIMAIRLELLLYFLLPLLAVLMARGYGVMG from the coding sequence ATGGAAGATGTCTTTATCCGCTATTTTCATTTCCTCGGCATCATCGGGGTGGGAGCAACGCTCACGGCCGAACATCTGCTGCTCAAGTCCGAAATGACCGTGACCGAGATGCGGCGGATTGCCGTTATTGATGCGCTCTATGGCCTCAGCGCCGGGATCGTGTTGCTGGCGGGTCTTGCCCTGTGGTTCGTGGTCGGCAATGCGGATTATTATCTCGGCAACTGGATTTTCCACCTCAAGCTCGGTGTGTTTGTGCTGATCGGGGTGCTCTCCCTCTGGCCCACCTTCTTTTTCCTGAAAAGCCGGAAGATGACCGGGGACACAATTCAGGTGCCGCGCAAAATGATCATGGCGATCCGGCTGGAGCTACTGCTGTACTTCCTGCTCCCCCTCCTTGCGGTCCTCATGGCCCGGGGATACGGGGTGATGGGGTAG
- the scpA gene encoding methylmalonyl-CoA mutase, protein MSDTKKTKGITDWQNLVSKELRGKTADDIVWHTPEGIDVKALYTAGDLADIPHLAEDQTFLPGFAPFTRGVRASMYAGRPWTVRQYAGFSTAEESNAFYRRNLAAGQKGLSVAFDLATHRGYDSDHPRVVGDVGKAGVAIDSVEDMKILFDQIPLDEMSVSMTMNGAVIPCMAFYIVAAEEQGVKPEQLSGTIQNDILKEFMVRNTYIYPPEPSMRIIGDIIEYTSTKMPRFNSISISGYHMQEAGATQLQELAFTLADGMEYVRAAQAKGLDVDSFAPRLSFFFAIGMNFFMEVAKLRAARTIWAQIMENFGAKDPKSLMLRTHCQTSGVSLTEKDPYNNVIRTTVEAMAAALGGTQSLHTNALDEAIALPTDFSARIARNTQLVLQEETGICNVVDPLGGSYYIESLTNDLVQDAWKLIWEVEEMGGMTKAVEAGLPKMKIEEAAARKQARIDKGEEVVVGVNKYRLQKEDPIEILDVDNAAVRESQIARLEKMRETRDEVKCRAALEALTEAAKSGDNLLEKAVDAARARASLGEISDAMEKIFDRHKAEVHSISGVYGAAYEGDEGFQAIQKRVEEFAEREGRRPRMMVVKMGQDGHDRGAKVVATAFADIGFDVDVGPLFQTPEEAARQAIENDVHIIGVSSLAAGHKTLVPALIAELKKEGAEDILVSCGGVIPQQDYDFLYKAGCAAIFGPGTNIPKAAAEILDKLEGK, encoded by the coding sequence ATGAGCGACACGAAAAAGACCAAAGGCATTACCGACTGGCAGAACCTGGTTTCGAAGGAACTGCGCGGCAAGACGGCCGACGATATCGTCTGGCATACACCCGAAGGCATTGACGTCAAGGCGCTCTATACAGCCGGGGATCTGGCGGACATTCCCCATCTGGCCGAAGACCAGACCTTCCTGCCGGGGTTTGCCCCCTTTACCCGTGGCGTGCGGGCCAGCATGTATGCGGGCCGTCCCTGGACTGTGCGGCAATATGCCGGTTTCTCCACCGCCGAGGAATCCAACGCCTTTTACCGCCGCAACCTGGCGGCCGGGCAGAAGGGCCTGTCCGTGGCCTTCGACCTCGCCACTCACCGGGGTTATGACAGCGATCATCCGCGGGTGGTCGGCGATGTGGGCAAGGCCGGTGTGGCCATTGATTCCGTCGAGGACATGAAAATCCTGTTCGACCAGATTCCGCTTGATGAAATGTCCGTGTCCATGACCATGAACGGGGCGGTGATTCCCTGCATGGCTTTCTACATTGTCGCCGCCGAGGAGCAGGGGGTGAAACCGGAACAGCTCTCCGGCACCATCCAGAACGACATCCTCAAGGAATTCATGGTCCGCAACACCTATATCTATCCGCCGGAACCGAGCATGCGCATTATTGGCGACATCATTGAATATACGTCGACAAAAATGCCGCGCTTTAACAGCATTTCCATTTCCGGCTATCACATGCAGGAAGCAGGCGCGACCCAGCTTCAGGAATTGGCCTTTACCCTGGCCGACGGTATGGAATATGTCCGCGCCGCCCAGGCCAAGGGACTTGACGTGGACAGCTTTGCCCCGCGGCTGAGCTTCTTCTTCGCCATCGGTATGAATTTCTTCATGGAAGTGGCTAAGCTGCGGGCGGCCCGCACCATCTGGGCCCAGATCATGGAAAACTTCGGGGCCAAAGACCCGAAAAGCCTGATGCTGCGCACCCACTGCCAAACCTCCGGCGTGTCGCTGACGGAAAAAGATCCTTACAACAATGTGATCCGCACCACGGTCGAAGCCATGGCCGCGGCGCTCGGCGGCACCCAGTCGCTGCATACCAATGCGCTGGATGAAGCCATTGCCCTGCCAACTGATTTCTCTGCCCGCATCGCCCGCAATACCCAGCTGGTGCTGCAGGAAGAAACCGGCATCTGCAATGTGGTCGATCCGCTTGGCGGGTCTTATTACATCGAAAGCCTGACCAACGACCTGGTCCAGGATGCCTGGAAGCTGATCTGGGAAGTGGAAGAAATGGGCGGCATGACCAAGGCGGTCGAAGCCGGCCTGCCGAAAATGAAGATCGAGGAAGCTGCCGCCCGCAAGCAGGCCCGCATCGACAAGGGCGAGGAAGTGGTGGTCGGCGTCAATAAATACCGGCTCCAGAAGGAAGACCCCATCGAGATCCTGGATGTGGATAATGCGGCCGTGCGTGAGTCTCAGATTGCCCGCCTGGAGAAAATGCGCGAAACCCGGGACGAGGTCAAATGCCGGGCCGCGCTCGAGGCCTTGACAGAGGCGGCCAAAAGCGGTGACAATCTTCTGGAGAAGGCCGTGGACGCCGCCCGCGCCCGCGCCTCGCTCGGGGAGATTTCAGACGCCATGGAAAAAATATTTGATCGTCACAAGGCCGAAGTCCACTCCATCTCCGGTGTTTACGGCGCCGCCTATGAGGGCGATGAAGGTTTCCAGGCTATCCAGAAACGGGTCGAGGAATTTGCCGAGCGTGAAGGCCGCCGGCCCCGCATGATGGTGGTCAAAATGGGCCAGGACGGCCATGACCGCGGCGCCAAGGTGGTGGCCACCGCCTTTGCGGACATCGGCTTTGACGTGGATGTGGGGCCCTTGTTCCAGACCCCTGAGGAGGCCGCCCGCCAGGCCATTGAAAATGACGTGCATATCATCGGCGTCTCAAGCCTCGCCGCCGGGCACAAGACCCTGGTCCCGGCCCTGATTGCGGAGCTCAAGAAAGAAGGGGCGGAGGATATCCTGGTGTCCTGTGGCGGCGTGATTCCGCAGCAGGATTATGATTTTCTGTACAAGGCCGGTTGCGCTGCCATCTTCGGTCCCGGCACCAATATCCCCAAGGCCGCCGCCGAAATCCTCGACAAGCTTGAAGGGAAATAA
- a CDS encoding SulP family inorganic anion transporter, whose amino-acid sequence MFSGLTVALALVPEAVAFAFVAGVNPLVGLYAAFLVGLITAVFGGRPGMISGATGALAVVMVALVADHGVEYLFATVVLMGIFQIMAGIFRLGKFIRMIPHPVMLGFVNGLAIVIFLAQMGQFKVSNELGEKVWMTGMPLMMMLGLVVLTMFIIHFMPKITKFVPAPLAAIVGVSAVVIGLDLDVPRVGDMASIAGGLPDFHIPMVPLNLETFEIILPYSLILAAIGLIESLLTLNLANEMLDKKGGASKECVAQGAANVVTGFFGGMGGCAMIGQSIINLNSGGRHRLSGITAAVSLLIFILFASGLIEQIPLAALVGVMFMVVIGTFAWTTFKILMVIPRADAFVLLLVTGITVVSDLAMAVIAGVIVSALVYAWQVSKRIDARTQIDDRGSKVYLLSGPLFFGSVESFNALFDPARDPDDVIVDFISSRVVDHSALQAIDSMAEKYEKAGKKLHLRHLSPDCQKLLTRAGKFMEVSVIEDPHYGIAVDYPEEEEAEPEKS is encoded by the coding sequence ATTTTTTCCGGCCTGACCGTGGCTCTGGCTTTGGTGCCGGAAGCGGTCGCCTTTGCCTTTGTCGCCGGGGTTAATCCGCTGGTCGGGCTCTATGCGGCCTTTCTGGTCGGGTTGATTACTGCGGTCTTCGGCGGCCGCCCGGGCATGATTTCCGGCGCCACCGGTGCGCTGGCGGTGGTGATGGTGGCGCTGGTGGCCGATCACGGTGTGGAATATCTGTTCGCCACGGTGGTACTGATGGGCATTTTCCAGATCATGGCCGGTATTTTCCGGCTGGGCAAATTCATCCGCATGATCCCCCATCCGGTGATGCTGGGCTTCGTCAACGGCCTGGCCATCGTGATTTTCCTGGCCCAGATGGGGCAGTTCAAGGTCAGCAACGAACTTGGCGAGAAAGTCTGGATGACCGGCATGCCGCTGATGATGATGCTGGGGCTGGTAGTGCTGACCATGTTCATCATTCATTTCATGCCGAAGATTACCAAATTCGTGCCCGCTCCGCTGGCCGCCATTGTCGGCGTCAGCGCCGTGGTGATCGGGCTTGACCTGGATGTGCCGCGGGTCGGCGACATGGCTTCCATCGCCGGGGGGCTGCCTGATTTCCATATCCCCATGGTGCCGCTCAACCTGGAAACGTTCGAGATCATCCTGCCTTATTCGCTGATTCTGGCGGCCATCGGCCTGATTGAATCGCTGCTGACCCTGAATTTGGCCAATGAAATGCTGGATAAAAAAGGCGGCGCCAGCAAGGAATGCGTGGCACAGGGCGCGGCCAATGTAGTGACCGGGTTCTTCGGCGGCATGGGCGGTTGCGCCATGATCGGCCAGAGCATCATTAACCTGAACTCGGGCGGACGTCATCGGCTCAGCGGCATTACCGCTGCCGTATCCCTTCTGATTTTTATCCTGTTTGCTTCCGGCCTGATTGAACAGATTCCGCTGGCCGCGCTTGTCGGCGTCATGTTCATGGTGGTGATTGGGACCTTTGCCTGGACCACTTTTAAAATCCTGATGGTGATCCCGCGGGCGGATGCCTTTGTCCTGCTGCTGGTGACCGGTATTACGGTGGTCAGCGACCTTGCCATGGCGGTGATTGCCGGTGTGATTGTCTCTGCCCTGGTCTATGCCTGGCAGGTGTCAAAACGGATTGACGCCAGAACCCAGATTGATGACCGCGGCAGCAAGGTCTATCTGCTGAGCGGGCCGCTGTTTTTCGGCTCTGTGGAAAGTTTTAATGCGCTGTTTGATCCGGCCCGGGACCCGGACGATGTGATTGTCGATTTTATCAGCAGCCGGGTCGTGGATCATTCCGCCCTGCAGGCCATCGACAGCATGGCGGAAAAATATGAAAAGGCCGGCAAGAAACTGCACCTGCGCCACCTCAGCCCGGACTGCCAGAAGCTTCTGACCCGCGCCGGTAAATTCATGGAGGTGTCCGTGATCGAGGATCCCCATTATGGTATTGCCGTGGATTATCCCGAAGAGGAAGAAGCGGAACCCGAAAAGTCCTGA